One Stratiformator vulcanicus genomic window, ACTACTCGAAGCAGGTGCTGGCAGCGGTATTGCCACGGGTCAAGAAAGATAGCTTCGCGTCAGCAGACTTCGCCGTTCTCATCAACGTAGCAACTGTCGGACTGATGTTTTCGATTCCAGTCCGCCATCAATGCCGCGAGGTGGTCGAGTCGAGATCGAATCTGCTGAGGCGTTGAGAACGTCTCCCCTTCGTCGAGCAGTATCGGCAACCGCTCGATTTCGCGTAGTCCCTCCGGCAGCGTATCGCGCCCTGCGATTCGCACTTCAAACCGCAGGGCCAACTCGCGGAGTTCTTCCTCGATTCGATCAGCTGGATCAGAATTTTTCTCTCGATAGAGCAGAGTCAATTCGAGGCCTCGTCAGTCAGACCAAAATGCGATCGCTTCAAGCTACTGTTGACCTCCCGCTCCGCCGAAGCCGCCGAAGCCGCCACCACCACGGGGCGGCGGGCCGCCGAATGGAGGAGGCCGACGGCCGGGCGGTCCGGGGCCCCGTCCGCCACCCGGTCCGCCACCGGGCGGACCTTTGCGAAAGCTCTGGTCAGCTTCACCACGCCAATAGCGAGGGATAAACGGAAACTCCGTCGTCACGTAATAGTGAAAGATACCGTCGGGGAAGTCCGGGGTTGGACTGAACCGACCGTTGGCCTCGTCGAGGTCGCCGGCCTCCTGATCGTATTCCCAATCTTCAACGAACGTCCCGTCGTAGCGGCCTCTCGGGCCCGAGGGCCTCACTCCCCGCTTGAGAACGTAGCTCGACTTCATTTCGCGAAACCCGCCTTCGAGGTCGTTTGAGTCCTTCAGGCCGAAGTTGTTGTAGATCGGGAAGCCGTCGGCCGCCCAGCCGATCTGCACCATCTTCGCCTTATCAGGAGAGGAATTGATGAGCTTTTCGACGTAGGCTTTCGGCAGGCCGTGATAGTGATAAACCCCACCCGGCTGGACATGCGCATTGCTCTGATCGGTACCGAGATTAATACCGGGGCCCAGCGGTTCGTACGACCAACCCGATCGTCGATCACGACGCCAAAACTCAGCGGCAAACGGATCGAAAGGCACACCATTCAGTGCCACTCCAAACGATGCTCCACGGGAAGAGGTCAAACGCCGAGTATTCCGCGGCTTCAGCGGCACATCGAAGCGATGATTCTGAGCGGAAATACGGTTCGGATTGCCGCGATTGGGAAATTGCCCCGTGGCGTGATCAGGCAGTCCGTTGGAAACGATGACGCGTTTGTTACCCGATTCCTTGATCGATACGTGCGGCTTCGGCAGAGCGGTTTGAGAGCCGAAGCCCCCGCCGAGACCTCCGATGCCCCCGAATCCGCCGAAGCCACCCTGCGGCGGTTGACCGAACGCGGGACACGCCATCGTGCAAGCCAGTGCGAAGGCTGCCACAGAGAACCTTCGGATCGTCGCAATATTCAATCGCATCCGCGCCCCTTTAAAGAGATCAAACTCATGAAGAGCAAACGCGATTCGCTACAAAAGTTCAACATTGAATTTGGTTCCAGCGCACCGATCGCGCTCCGATGCGTTGAAGATTCAGAGCAATAAGGCGATTTATTGTTTTAGATAGCCCGACGCGCCAGCGAGGCCGTCACCGTCAGGGGTCTCAATTTTGTGATGCGGCCATTCAAATTGGTTGTATCCGCTGAACCGCAGGTCGATCAAAGAAACCGCAGGTCGATCAAAGAAGTGGTACAAATCGGGTTCGAGCTATCGCGAACGCGTCGGACCCAAATACTGACACGTTCCTTATCTGGCCGTCCCGAACATCTATCGTTCTGCAGAGGTTTATCATGAGACGCGCCCTCGCGAAGCTCTTCGCCATTCTCTGCAGCCTCGGGTTCGCCGCAGAAGCATTCGCGAGGGCCGGAGGTGGGGGCAGCTTTGGCGGTGGAGGCGGGGGCGGCGGCTTTAGCGGAGGAGGGGGAAGTGGCGGTGGAGGCGGGGGTGGTGAACTGATCGCCGGGCTGATCTGGCTTTGCATTCATTACCCGGTCATCGGGTACCCGCTCGTCCTGATCATTATCGCAATCTTTATCGGAGTGCCCGTCTTTGGTGAGCGGGCGAAGACCCTTCGGCAGTTCCGCTCTGGACGACGTTTACAGGAAAACCGCTTGCGGGAGCGCGCCCTGACCGACATCAAATCTCGCGACCCTGAGTTCGACTGGAACGAACTCGCCGGGCGCCTTGATTCCGCTTTCTGCAAGATTCAGGACGCCTGGTCACGACAGGATCTCGCGCCGGTAAGGGCTTTCATCAGCGATGGAATTGCCGAGCGGTTCCAACTTCAAATCGACATGCAAAAAGCGGACGGCGAGCGGAATGAAATGTCGAACGTGTCAGTGTATTCGACAGAGATCGCAGCCGCCTTTTGCGACGAGCAGTTTGACACGCTGCATGTTCGGATTGAAGCATCGGCCGTGGACCAAACCCTCTCCATTTCTTCGGGCCGCCGAATCCGCGGATCGTCGTCGCCCGAGCGGTTTGTCGAATATTGGTCCTATCATCGTCGCCGCGGCGTGAAGTCGTTGGAACGTCCCGGGGCGATCGAAGGAAACTGTCCAAACTGCGGTAGCGGTTTGACGATCATCGACCGTGGGCGGTGTCCCGCCTGCCGATCGGTTGTGAATTCGGGAGAACATGACTGGGTGCTGGCGGAAATCACGCAGGAAAGTGAGTGGATCGTTCCGCCGCCCACACCGGCTTACGAGGGCCTCGAGGAGATTCACCGTCGCGATCCCGGTTTCTGTTTGCAGCACGTCGAAGATCGCGCCTCAGTCATGTTCTGGCGGCTGCGATCGGCGGAGTACTTCGGAGACTTCGACTACATTCGTCCCGTGGTCGATACGGATTTCGCTGACAAGCTTGAGCGGACCTACCGGGCGCAGCCATCTCGTTGGAGTAATCCGGCTGTCGGAGCCGTTGAAGTAATCGCTGTAACGTCTGGAGAAAATGAGTCGAAAGAACGCGGACGGACCGATCAAATTCGTGTCATGATTCGCTGGTCGGGTCAACGTTTTGCCGTCAAGGACGGGCAGAATGCGGAGTTGCTTCGATCGCAGGTGATTCGAACGGAAGTCTTCGTTCTTGAGCGGTCGGTCGGCGTCGCCTCGTCCGAGTGGCAGGTTTTTTCTTCCGCCGATTGTTCCGATTGCGGCGCTCCGCTGGAACTCGGCCACGCCGCACAATGCGGATTCTGCGGTGCGGTGCTTAACGATGGGCAACACGGCTGGATTTTGGCCGGGATCGAGCCTTACACCGCCACCGATTCTTTTCGACAGGTCAGGCAGCTTCAAAAATCAGCCGACAGTCTGGCACTACCGATCGTCGACCCAGCGGCGATGTTCTCCTTGGCGACGCAAATCGTGATGGCGGACGACGAATTGTCTTCAACCGAACGAAAAGCACTGGTCGCACTGGGGAAAAAGCACGGGCTTTCTCGGGAGAAAATGCAGGCTCTGTCGAATGAGGCCGTCCGAGCAAAGCAAGATGGCGAACAAAGTCATTTCAACCGCCACACCGATCGACAGGAGGGGAGGGCGATCCTCGAAATACTGGTCGATCTCGCCCTGTCTGACGGCATCATCAGCCGAGGCGAATCTCGGCTGCTAGCGCATTTGGCCGAAAGCATGGGATTTTCAGCGGCAGACGCCCGCCTAATTGCCTCGCAACGCAAACAACAGTTGCGTGTCCAACTGCGTAACGAACGTCGCGCGGCCCGGCGATCCAGAAGAAAAGACCGTGGGTCCCGTAATGATACTCCGCATCGTGGGCACGGTCCGGCGGCACCGGACGAAGCCTCTTCGCATTCTGAGGCTGGACGCGAGGCCGACGGAAGTCAAAATGAAAGTGTACTGAGTCGTTAGAACAGAGCCTGATATGTCGACCGCCCGCACGTCTCCCGATCTCGCAGAACCACTTGATGAAGCACCGGGGCTCCGCATTTCGGGCAAGGTCTTCGTGATCGCATTTCTTCCGGCCGTGGTCACGATCGTGATTCTGTTCTCAGCAATCGCATCGATCGGCGTGACGCCCCAGCAGCGGAATTACGCGCAAGCTAATTTAGTAAACGCACTCACGCAGCTTCGAAACGAGAGATATGATCGAGCCATCGAATTGCTCGATCGGGCGCTCGCGGCCAACCCGCGCCTCAACAGTGCCTACGGTTGGCGGGGAGAAGCCTATCTCGCTCTGGGAGAGCCGAAGCGAGCGATTCGCGACTTTTCGACGGCAATTACGCGAGAGTCCGATGTCGCTGTCAATCTTGGCGGACGCGGTGCAGCGGGCGTGGAAGCGAAACTGTATTCGGAGGCCATCACCGACCTCCGGGGAGCTATCGCTCGCTTGGAGAAGCGTGACCCCGAATCACTAATACTTCGTGGGCCGACCGACGCCGGGCCTGATCCTTTGCGCCGCTCGATTCCGCAGTTGGAGGCTCTGCTGGCTGTGGCGATCAACGTTTCGCAGACATCGACTCCTGAAGCGGACCAGTCGCCATGAGCGTGCAATTGAGAGTCCGTCCGGTTCACTATGGTGTCGGTTACGTCGCCGCTTTCGAGGGCGACCCCGGCAGCGAGGTTCATGCCGCCTCGTTCAATGATGCCGTCGGTCAGTTGCTGACCAGAATCCCCGACTTTGCTGATCCCGATGGTGCCCCACCACGATTGAGCGAATTAGACGTGACCGTTGTTGATGATCAATTCGGCCAATTTCTGCTGCAAATCGATCAGACATGATCATCGTTCGGCGGCAGCCGGAGAGCTGCTTTGTTGAGATATCTCCGAACGCTACTAAGTGCTGCGGTTCCCTGTTTGCATAGTCATTTTCACAACGGCCGTTGTCGATTTGACCGCTTTCTGCAAATTCCGGCACATCCTCCGCAGGCGAAGGGATCGCAATTTCCTCCGCGGTAAGACGATTTCAGTCAGTGACTTACGCTGAATCTTCGGGGCGAGAGTCGGGAAACGGCGCGCGGGGTGCTAACTCCTCGGGGACTCTCTTCCCCTTTCCCACCGCTACTCCTTCCGAGGTACTCACGATGTCTCCGCGTACGAAATCTTTCGAACCGTTTCTGCTAGCCGTTGCCGGGATCGTTCTGACCGTGATGTTCTGTCTGGGTAGCACCGCCGACGCTCGGCCCAATTACCTCAAGGCCTTCGCGGAGCAGTACCCGAAAGTCGAGCCGCAACTGAGCACGAAAAAGTGCTTTGTCTGCCACGACTCCAATAAGAAAATTCGCAACCACTACGGCCAGGCGTTCGAAGAAACCCTCGGTGCGGAGCGAGTCAAGAACGAAGAGCAATTGCAGAAAGCCTTCGTTGGTGCGGAGCCCAAAGAAAGTTCGATCGAAGGCAAGACCTTCGGCGATTTGATCGCCGAGGAGAAAGTTCCCGAGTAGCCTGAAGCGGCTCTGAGCAAAGCAAGAAGAGCGAAGCGAATGAACGTTTTCGCTTCGCTCTGGACATCGCTTGTCGGTCATGCGAGCGACGCCGTAATGAGAGGGCGCGGATCCCGTCGGGAACCGTATCACATCGTGTGCGGGAAGGCTTCGTCGGGAAACGATCCGTTCCCCCGGCGGGATCCGCGCCCTCTCACTAGCAAGACCTATAGGTCGTTCGTCCGTTCTTCGCTGGACTAAGTCTCCTCGCGGCGCGCGTGTTCCGAAATGGTTCCTTCAGGAAGTCGCAATATCCTCAATGTGATCGCCGAAACTGACGCCAACAGAGGAAACGTAATCGCGATAGCAGCTCCACCGAAGAAAGTCCGCGTCGCCCATACTCGTTGATGATGTGTTGTGAAAGGCCCCGGGCCTTCATCAATGCAATAGAGTGCCGCTGTGAACATTACGCCGACGCCAACGACGACGGCGAAATAACTAACTGCCGTGAGCAGTCGGGAAAGTAGCTCTATCTTTTCTGGAAAGCTTCTCAATTCTTTGCTCTGCTATTCAACTCGAAAACTCCAAAGAAGTTTGATGGCGACAAGCGGATGAAATAGTCGCTCTATTGGACTTATAACGATCAAGGTTGCAGGCGGCAGCATCTTGAGGTGACCTTCGAGATGGTGCGCACCTCACAGTCAGCTCAGGTCGTCGTTGATTCAATCTGCGTAACAAAGCCTTCCGGCAAATCCCACTCGGCAATCGCCCCTACCTTTTGCTCTTTGCCGTGGCCCTCGACCAATTGTGCGACGAATTTCCCACCCGCGCAGACCGAGCAGTGTTGAAGATTTAGATGGATGCGACGCAACTGCTTTTCATTTTTTGATTTCTGCGGTTGCTGCTCATTAAGAATTTGTGCGACACCCGCGGGGTCGTCAGCACTGATCGCTTCGCCTACCTTCTCGGCCAGCTTCATCCCCTCGGCGAGTGCTGCGGCCTGTTCGGCTTCATAGGCGGCCAGTGCTTCCTTATCACGTTTCTTAATTTTTCGTGGTTCGACTCCGGCCGGCAGAACCGCGTATTGGGATTTGGTCGACATATAACGATTGCACGTTGTGCAGTAAGGGTTGGTCGCGAGAATTCCGGGAACAATCAGGCCGCCCAACGCAAACCCGGCTGCCTCGAGGAAACGCATTCCGTAGCCCCACGCACCGAATGCCTGACCGGGGCCTCCTCCTTCCTGCTG contains:
- a CDS encoding YbjN domain-containing protein, which translates into the protein MTLLYREKNSDPADRIEEELRELALRFEVRIAGRDTLPEGLREIERLPILLDEGETFSTPQQIRSRLDHLAALMADWNRKHQSDSCYVDENGEVC
- a CDS encoding YHYH protein; the protein is MRLNIATIRRFSVAAFALACTMACPAFGQPPQGGFGGFGGIGGLGGGFGSQTALPKPHVSIKESGNKRVIVSNGLPDHATGQFPNRGNPNRISAQNHRFDVPLKPRNTRRLTSSRGASFGVALNGVPFDPFAAEFWRRDRRSGWSYEPLGPGINLGTDQSNAHVQPGGVYHYHGLPKAYVEKLINSSPDKAKMVQIGWAADGFPIYNNFGLKDSNDLEGGFREMKSSYVLKRGVRPSGPRGRYDGTFVEDWEYDQEAGDLDEANGRFSPTPDFPDGIFHYYVTTEFPFIPRYWRGEADQSFRKGPPGGGPGGGRGPGPPGRRPPPFGGPPPRGGGGFGGFGGAGGQQ
- a CDS encoding TIM44-like domain-containing protein, producing MRRALAKLFAILCSLGFAAEAFARAGGGGSFGGGGGGGGFSGGGGSGGGGGGGELIAGLIWLCIHYPVIGYPLVLIIIAIFIGVPVFGERAKTLRQFRSGRRLQENRLRERALTDIKSRDPEFDWNELAGRLDSAFCKIQDAWSRQDLAPVRAFISDGIAERFQLQIDMQKADGERNEMSNVSVYSTEIAAAFCDEQFDTLHVRIEASAVDQTLSISSGRRIRGSSSPERFVEYWSYHRRRGVKSLERPGAIEGNCPNCGSGLTIIDRGRCPACRSVVNSGEHDWVLAEITQESEWIVPPPTPAYEGLEEIHRRDPGFCLQHVEDRASVMFWRLRSAEYFGDFDYIRPVVDTDFADKLERTYRAQPSRWSNPAVGAVEVIAVTSGENESKERGRTDQIRVMIRWSGQRFAVKDGQNAELLRSQVIRTEVFVLERSVGVASSEWQVFSSADCSDCGAPLELGHAAQCGFCGAVLNDGQHGWILAGIEPYTATDSFRQVRQLQKSADSLALPIVDPAAMFSLATQIVMADDELSSTERKALVALGKKHGLSREKMQALSNEAVRAKQDGEQSHFNRHTDRQEGRAILEILVDLALSDGIISRGESRLLAHLAESMGFSAADARLIASQRKQQLRVQLRNERRAARRSRRKDRGSRNDTPHRGHGPAAPDEASSHSEAGREADGSQNESVLSR
- a CDS encoding tetratricopeptide repeat protein → MSTARTSPDLAEPLDEAPGLRISGKVFVIAFLPAVVTIVILFSAIASIGVTPQQRNYAQANLVNALTQLRNERYDRAIELLDRALAANPRLNSAYGWRGEAYLALGEPKRAIRDFSTAITRESDVAVNLGGRGAAGVEAKLYSEAITDLRGAIARLEKRDPESLILRGPTDAGPDPLRRSIPQLEALLAVAINVSQTSTPEADQSP